Proteins encoded together in one Coregonus clupeaformis isolate EN_2021a unplaced genomic scaffold, ASM2061545v1 scaf1305, whole genome shotgun sequence window:
- the hrh2a gene encoding histamine receptor H2a: MLSVVILGVSLSLLILLTVFGNVLVCLAVCATRRLRCLTNCFIISLAITDLLLGMLVLPFSALLQLSDWPLGPTFCNIYISLDVMLCTASILTLLAISVDRYLAVTTPLRYSSLVLPRGVAITMALVWAVSVGVSFLPIHLGWNTVDGSVQNHGPGEERDCKFKLNPTYVVVDASLTFYLPLLIMCWTYFRILRIAQAQARRIIQTRPCLNNNTLSSAPRHLTSVTAVALREYKATVTLAAVIGAFVVCWLPYFTLFTIMGLKEQNYPAAYPVVLWLGYINSALNPLLYAALNRDFRSAYARLLRIGYFGYGRGRLANVAQHNHNG, encoded by the coding sequence ATGCTGTCTGTGGTCATACTAGgtgtgtccctgtccctgctcaTTCTGCTGACGGTGTTTGGTAATGTCCTGGTATGTCTGGCCGTCTGTGCCACACGACGTCTCCGCTGCCTCACCAACTGTTTCATCATCTCCCTGGCCATCACTGACCTATTGCTTGGCATGCTGGTCCTGCCCTTCTCCGCCCTCCTCCAGCTCAGCGATTGGCCGCTGGGGCCGACCTTCTGCAACATCTACATCTCATTGGATGTTATGTTATGCACTGCCTCCATCCTCACCCTATTGGCCATCAGCGTGGACCGCTACCTGGCCGTGACCACGCCCCTTAGATACTCCTCACTGGTGTTGCCGAGGGGGGTAGCCATAACAATGGCTTTGGTGTGGGCGGTGTCAGTGGGGGTGTCGTTCCTGCCGATCCACCTGGGCTGGAACACTGTGGACGGCAGCGTGCAGAATCACGGcccaggggaggagagggactgTAAGTTTAAGCTGAACCCAACATACGTTGTGGTGGACGCCTCCTTAACCTTCTACCTCCCCCTGCTGATCATGTGCTGGACCTACTTCCGCATCCTCCGCATCGCCCAGGCCCAGGCCAGACGCATCATCCAAACACGACCCTGCCTCAACAACAACACCCTCTCGTCAGCCCCTCGTCACCTCACCTCGGTAACAGCCGTGGCTCTACGGGAATACAAAGCCACAGTGACTCTAGCAGCAGTGATCGGAGCGTTCGTGGTGTGCTGGCTCCCCTACTTCACCCTGTTTACCATTATGGGTCTGAAGGAGCAGAACTACCCAGCAGCCTACCCCGTGGTGCTGTGGCTGGGGTACATCAACTCAGCTCTGAACCCTTTGCTCTACGCTGCCCTCAACAGAGACTTTAGGTCCGCCTACGCCCGCCTGCTGCGCATTGGTTACTTTGGATATGGCAGGGGGAGGCTGGCCAACGTCGCCCAACACAATCACAACGGGTAA